A single Anopheles arabiensis isolate DONGOLA chromosome 2, AaraD3, whole genome shotgun sequence DNA region contains:
- the LOC120906416 gene encoding uncharacterized protein LOC120906416, with product MESMEYEEARNMTLLFFLERLLDRGEPRTLHDLSCQFGARGFTKEMRQIAGGSQSGLKKFLAQYPALFEINGDFVHINSYQSSSQDDSSVSGKRDYIKEAKDYFKHKLLQYGKGTEVPIRSLLGHRSQASPQVRHISGQHIREFTEFLLKHPDTFQVIDNENVVLVGCEDEEEVPASERLHLPNSTIDTQATQQLLDSFAQVIEIKGPILVDQLFHMVTSNFPQEQWFHMFKNPSDLKTFLKLFSDCFHIQSNLVTLLQKPKLSDAHIRQAQDKLNLSNSTFGGSSNSTHSSYSLGNMAGSSPQNSLQTFGGSGSIGFGSANGSSNTSRTASPKNMIGDFKLNEPVSVGLVGGNANAAGNVASLTANSKSEPNSGFDSLLITNDFKMESLCPRNCPTVTSYAKSSSLLPPKGGTNDAGTNTTVSSGGAANATEPSNTGRSGVNDRIANHQQTQQQPPPPQQQQQSATAAATAGAPNSKNQTLKQRINSLVIKTLAENLEKDKHSMGAIQTTTQQHNAAGVAGGVGGSTGGSAGMGGGSTGQSGAMSPTPPPIGGNPVHSNNYFIGDTWKIKVLQNTRVISTVKESLFVTNAIMKSSLEEQAIVSFDCEGINLGVRGQITMVQLGTTRGEAFIFDIATCPDMVVEGGLKEILESEKVIKVIHDCRNDSVNLFNQFQILLRNVFDTQSAHAVLQFQDQGKQVYKVKNVSLNTLCEMYNATVNPMKDQLKNVYRRDQKYWARRPLTRDMLLYAAGDVLILINEQLYLNMATSIRPEYRELLSELCTEQILMLIRPVDVKMRKKQRKVRSEIQDLKVKLKSASKNIVLSNREIRLLRYMDLTEEEKEKLRVSYKVAKKLDKLENYDRDRCDQSDSDDECDVTEQDYQSMDSVPSDNSLPGTGTGTAGSGTFSPKSSEPPSLTESMQLMDEILSNTTMDRMAKIDKLEAILSAATLLPNDQSFADTMSSFNANTIVVTNDNILQPAKEKDAMKSRASKPSSKIAARLQHSITPPPPLAAPHQQPVPPVLPSKEMKEAACQTLSTGDIVITKIFFKEEQNKKAQPDKPNAASPVPGELLKKNGTTTAGGEILVNASSQQQTDGANGVHTHTLMI from the exons GACTGAAGAAATTTCTCGCCCAATATCCGGCCCTGTTCGAGATAAATGGCGACTTTGTGCACATCAACTCGTACCAGTCGAGCAGCCAGGACGATTCGTCCGTCTCGGGCAAGCGGGACTACATCAAGGAGGCGAAAGACTACTTCAAACACAAGCTGCTGCAGTACGGCAAGGGTACGGAGGTGCCGATCCGCAGCCTGCTGGGCCACCGGAGCCAGGCCTCGCCCCAGGTGCGCCACATCTCCGGCCAGCACATCCGCGAGTTCACCGAGTTTCTGCTGAAGCACCCGGACACCTTCCAGGTGATCGACAACGAAAACGTGGTGCTGGTCGGGtgcgaggacgaggaggaggtgcCCGCGTCGGAGCGGTTGCATCTGCCCAACTCGACGATCGACACGCAGGCCACCCAGCAGCTGCTCGACTCGTTCGCCCAGGTGATCGAGATCAAGGGACCGATTCTGGTCGACCAGCTGTTCCACATGGTGACGTCCAACTTCCCGCAGGAGCAGTGGTTCCACATGTTCAAGAACCCGAGCGATTTGAAGACGTTTCTGAAGCTGTTCTCCGACTGCTTCCACATCCAGTCGAATCTAGTCACGCTGTTGCAGAAGCCCAAGCTGTCGGATGCGCACATCCGGCAGGCGCAGGACAAACTCAACCTGTCGAACAGCACGTTCGGcgggagcagcaacagcacccaCAGTAGCTATAGCTTAGGTAACATGGCGGGCAGCAGCCCCCAGAACAGCCTGCAAACGttcggcggcagcggcagcatcgGGTTCGGCAGTgccaacggcagcagcaacacgagCCGGACGGCTTCGCCCAAAAACATGATCGGAGATTTCAAGCTGAACGAACCGGTCTCGGTCGGGCTGGTCGGGGGCAACGCTAACGCGGCCGGCAACGTGGCCTCGCTGACCGCGAACAGCAAGAGCGAACCGAACAGCGGCTTTGACAGTTTGCTCATAACGAACGATTTCAAGATGGAAAGTCTGTGCCCGCGCAACTGTCCAACGGTGACGAGCTATGCAAAGTCGTCCTCGCTGCTACCGCCCAAGGGAGGCACGAACGATGCGGGCACCAACACGACGGTGTCGTCCGGTGGCGCCGCCAATGCAACCGAGCCGTCCAATACTGGCCGCTCGGGGGTGAACGATAGGATCGCCAACCATCAGCAAACGCAGCAACAGCCGCCTccgccacaacaacaacaacagtcagcaacggcggcggcgacggccgGTGCTCCAAActccaaaaatcaaacactcaAACAGCGAATCAACAGTCTCGTGATCAAAACGCTTGCCGAGAATTTGGAGAAGGACAAACACTCGATGGGTGCGATACAAACGACGACGCAGCAGCATAACGCAGCAGGCGTAGCCGGTGGTGTTGGCGGTAGTACCGGCGGCTCCGCTGGCATGGGTGGCGGTAGCACGGGACAGTCCGGTGCAATGTCACCGACCCCGCCACCGATCGGGGGCAATCCGGTACACTCGAACAACTACTTCATCGGCGACACGTGGAAGATCAAGGTGCTGCAGAATACGCGCGTCATCTCGACCGTCAAGGAGTCGCTGTTTGTCACGAATGCCATCATGAAGTCGTCGCTGGAGGAGCAGGCGATCGTATCGTTCGACTGCGAGGGTATCAATCTGGGCGTGCGGGGCCAGATCACGATGGTGCAGCTCGGCACGACGCGGGGCGAGGCGTTCATATTCGACATTGCCACCTGCCCGGATATGGTGGTGGAGGGTGGCTTGAAGGAAATACTGGAATCGGAAAAGGTGATCAAGGTGATACACGACTGCCGGAACGATTCGGTCAATCTGTTCAACCAGTTCCAGATTCTGCTGCGCAACGTCTTTGATACTCAG TCCGCGCATGCCGTGCtgcagttccaggaccaggGCAAACAGGTGTACAAGGTGAAGAACGTGTCCCTCAATACATTATGCGAGATGTATAATGCCACCGTGAATCCGATGAAAGATCAGCTGAAGAACGTTTATCGGCGTGACCAGAAGTACTGGGCGCGGAGACCATTGACAAGGGACATGCTGCTGTACGCCGCCGGAGACGTGCTGATTCTGATCAACGAGCAGCTGTACCTCAACATGGCGAC ATCAATCCGGCCAGAGTACCGCGAGCTGCTGTCGGAGCTGTGCACTGAGCAGATTTTAATGTTAATCCGCCCAGTGGACGTGAAAATGCGCAAGAAGCAGCGCAAGGTGCGCTCGGAGATACAGGACTTGAAGGTGAAGCTAAAGTCGGCCAGCAAAAACATCGTCCTTAGCAACAGAGAAATCCGGCTGTTGAG GTACATGGATTTGacggaggaggaaaaggaaaagctaCGGGTGTCGTACAAGGTGGCGAAGAAGCTGGACAAGCTGGAGAACTACGACCGCGACCGGTGCGACCAGAGCGACTCGGACGACGAGTGTGACGTGACGGAGCAGGACTACCAAAGCATGGACAGCGTACCGTCGGACAATTCGCTGCCCGGCACGGGGACGGGTACCGCCGGCAGCGGCACATTCTCGCCCAAAAGCTCGGAACCGCCCAGCCTGACCGAGTCGATGCAGCTGATGGACGAAATCCTTTCCAACACGACGATGGATCGGATGGCCAAGATCGATAAGCTGGAAGCGATTCTTTCCGCCGCCACCTTGCTGCCAAACGATCAG TCCTTTGCTGACACAATGTCCAGCTTCAATGCCAATACGATCGTAGTAACCAACGATAATATTCTACAGCCTGCAAAGGAAAAAGACGCCATGAAAAG CCGTGCGAGCAAACCAAGCTCCAAGATAGCGGCACGCTTGCAACACTCAAtcacaccgccaccgccactaGCGGCACCGCACCAGCAACCGGTACCGCCGGTGCTGCCATCGAAGGAAATGAAGGAAGCCGCCTGCCAGACGCTCAGCACGGGCGATATTGTGATTACGAAGATATTTTTCAAGGAGGAGCAAAACAAGAAGGCTCAACCGGACAAGCCGAATGCGGCCTCGCCCGTACCCGGCGAATTGCTCAAAAAGAACGGCACCACTACGGCCGGCGGCGAGATACTGGTGAACGCTTCCAGCCAGCAGCAGACCGACGGCGCAAAtggtgtgcacacacacacacttatgaTTTGA